AACTGTGCCTAGAGATTCAAAGATTCCTAATTTTACACCAGTGTATAATATTTGACTTCTCCATCTGCCTAGTATCGTATCAATAACTTTTTCATAGTCGGACATAAGCCGGGCACGTAGTCGTGGATATTAAGACGTTAGCCTAGTTGTTGGACAAGAATTCGAATTTACCTGTTAGTTTGGGAAAGCGGGCTCGGGCACCAACTTTTGAATGGCTTTTGGCGCCAGTTTTGTCATTTCTGACTGAATTGTAATTCTGATAGGTATTCAAAGTACAAAACTGAATAGATATTCAAATTAATGCATTTAGTCGAGCTTCTGGTGTAATCGTGGCTTGCCATCAAATCGTCATTACTGATTGAGAATAGTGGAATATACATATTAGCAGACAGCACTAACATGCAAACATGCCATCAAATCGTCATTACTGATTGAGAATAGTGGAAGTAACTTGGAATCAAGATTTGTCTTTTTGCCGAGCTTTGTTTGTCAGGAATTCGACGAGTGGCCTAAGTTGGGTTTCAATTGTGTCGTCATATCTTTTCACAATATGCTGCTTTCCATTTTGCACAGTAATTTCATAGTTGAAGGGATCCGCTAGCGTACTGGCCTTCGATTCAGAAGGTAGAGCGAAAAATGACGCCTTCTCAATCAAGTTTGTAACTACTCTTATTTCCAGCCTTGACATCTCTTTTGTATCCAAAACGACACGGATATGGAATCCTCCAATTCCTCCACTACGCTCGAAAGAGATCTTCATATTCCGGGATGTCATGCCCGTCTTTATTAAGATATTTGTAGAACCTTAAATAAAAGTCAAAATATTATTAATGTCTGAGGCTCAAAGATGCATATCTCTCGGGAAGTGCCAGAATGGTTCTAACTAGCACAAAACCGATGTACTTGGAACGTAATACTGACCTTGGAAAATTCTCACATGGAAATTTTGACTTCAATTTTGACCCAAACGAACCTTCAGTGACAATTGTAGTTAGAGTAAAATACAAGCTACAAAAAGGAATCAGTTCCGAAGAAGCAGCTCGATTCAAGGAAAGGTTACAGAAGGCGGTTAACGAATTCGCACATAATAGGGCTGAACTTATTCCTAAAGATCGCAACGGGCCAAGAATACCCATTCGAGTAATCCTTCAGGAAAACAATTCAAGTTATCACAAGGTTGTTGACTTGGAGAAAGTTAGAAAATGGCCTTTTGAAAGACCATGGGTTGGAAAAGACATGAATTTTGGTCTCAATAACGGTATAGTTACATTGGCTCATGAATTCTATCATGTTCTTGGAAACTATGACGAATACGATGGAGGAGTACTTGAAAATTCTGGCTGGTGGCACGATAATCGTTATTTTAGTGACCAAAGAAAATCGCTGATGGGTAACGGAACAGAACTCCGGGAGCGTTATTTTGACCATATCGCACGAAAGGTCTCTAATTTGACAGGAAGAGAATATCTTCCAGCCTTGGTCCAACCGAGTTCAAATACCTCAAATTACTCTCAGCCGGTACGTGCTAGAGCTATTGACACGCATCCTAAAATTAGGACACATTTGAAATTCGGAGATCGGGGCAATGACGTGGTTAACCTGCAAAAATCGCTAAACAGTTATTTTGATTCTGGTTTAAAAGTGGACGGGATCTTTGGTCCAAAGACAAGATCGGCAATAAGAAGACTTCAGCATCAATTTGGATTAAAAGAAGACGGGATTGTCGGTCCCCGAACTCTTGGGGTTTTTGGAAAGAAGGCGACCCTAATTGAAAGTGGTATGAAGGGCAATACCGTCCGCGACATACAAAAAACTCTCAACACTCGTTTCGGTGCCGGTTTAAAAGTGGACGGTATCTTTGGTCCAAAGACAAAAAGTGCTGTTCAAAAGATTCAACGGCTTTACGGTCTAAAAGCAAACGGGATTTTCAATTACAATACTAATCTCGCCATCGCAAAAGAACCTTCAATAATCAAGAGTGGAATGCGAGGATCGTACGTCCGTGATGTTCAACAAAGGCTTAATGCAAGCATGGGATTTGGTCTAAAGGAAGATTCAATATTTGGTGCCAAGACGCGAGAATCCGTTAGATCTGTTCAGCGATTGTACGGACTAAAACAAGATGGAATCTTTGGTCCAAAGACAAAAACT
The sequence above is drawn from the Nitrososphaera viennensis EN76 genome and encodes:
- a CDS encoding protealysin inhibitor emfourin produces the protein MKISFERSGGIGGFHIRVVLDTKEMSRLEIRVVTNLIEKASFFALPSESKASTLADPFNYEITVQNGKQHIVKRYDDTIETQLRPLVEFLTNKARQKDKS
- a CDS encoding peptidoglycan-binding domain-containing protein, giving the protein MVLTSTKPMYLERNTDLGKFSHGNFDFNFDPNEPSVTIVVRVKYKLQKGISSEEAARFKERLQKAVNEFAHNRAELIPKDRNGPRIPIRVILQENNSSYHKVVDLEKVRKWPFERPWVGKDMNFGLNNGIVTLAHEFYHVLGNYDEYDGGVLENSGWWHDNRYFSDQRKSLMGNGTELRERYFDHIARKVSNLTGREYLPALVQPSSNTSNYSQPVRARAIDTHPKIRTHLKFGDRGNDVVNLQKSLNSYFDSGLKVDGIFGPKTRSAIRRLQHQFGLKEDGIVGPRTLGVFGKKATLIESGMKGNTVRDIQKTLNTRFGAGLKVDGIFGPKTKSAVQKIQRLYGLKANGIFNYNTNLAIAKEPSIIKSGMRGSYVRDVQQRLNASMGFGLKEDSIFGAKTRESVRSVQRLYGLKQDGIFGPKTKTAMNSHVPQTMRSGLKGGSVKELQGLLNRKGYSLAVDGIFGTKTKNAVMDFQRKNGLIADGIVGPKTWKIMLSGNRVRQ